From the Acidilutibacter cellobiosedens genome, one window contains:
- a CDS encoding alcohol dehydrogenase catalytic domain-containing protein, which produces MKAFMLKGLNHGEVVDVPKPEISDDEVLVKVDSCAICGTDIRTYRYGHAKVQYPRITGHEFSGTIAEIGKNVKGYKEGSRVMVVPGISCNECDFCQHGFQNLCENRVIIGFNFDGGFAEYVKIPAIAVKKGNIKVLPDKLSTKEACLVEPFAAVYNGQSLLDISIGTTVAIIGGGPIGIMHAIQARYRGASTIALFNRSEGRCKIARGFDIDYVVNSGENDMIEKSKEITNGKGFDVVIVSCVSGEAQAQALEMAKRGGKVSYFAGLPRGKSTVPIDTNLIHYKQLGVFGANGSGPNQYEAVIGFLGSGVVDLSKIITAELPLERILEGFENSKSGSGLKTIIHP; this is translated from the coding sequence ATGAAAGCATTTATGTTAAAAGGTCTTAATCATGGAGAAGTAGTCGATGTACCAAAACCGGAAATTAGTGATGATGAAGTATTAGTTAAGGTAGATTCTTGTGCCATTTGCGGAACTGATATCAGAACTTATAGATATGGTCATGCAAAAGTTCAATATCCAAGAATAACTGGTCATGAATTTTCGGGGACCATCGCTGAAATAGGTAAAAATGTAAAGGGTTACAAAGAGGGAAGCAGAGTAATGGTAGTACCGGGTATATCTTGTAACGAATGTGATTTTTGCCAGCATGGATTTCAAAATTTATGTGAGAACAGAGTTATAATAGGATTTAATTTTGACGGTGGATTTGCAGAATATGTTAAAATACCAGCCATAGCTGTCAAAAAAGGAAATATAAAAGTACTACCCGACAAATTAAGTACAAAAGAAGCTTGCTTAGTAGAACCTTTTGCTGCTGTATATAACGGGCAAAGCTTGTTGGATATAAGTATTGGTACAACAGTTGCTATAATCGGCGGCGGACCTATTGGTATAATGCATGCTATACAAGCTCGTTACAGAGGAGCAAGTACTATTGCACTGTTTAACAGGTCGGAAGGACGCTGCAAGATAGCCAGAGGCTTTGACATAGATTACGTGGTTAATTCCGGAGAGAATGATATGATTGAAAAATCCAAAGAAATAACAAATGGAAAGGGATTTGACGTAGTCATAGTCAGCTGTGTTTCAGGAGAAGCTCAGGCTCAAGCATTGGAAATGGCAAAAAGAGGTGGAAAAGTAAGCTATTTCGCCGGACTTCCCCGCGGCAAATCAACAGTTCCCATAGATACTAATTTAATCCATTATAAGCAGTTGGGAGTATTTGGAGCTAACGGTTCGGGACCAAACCAATATGAAGCGGTTATTGGCTTCTTAGGCTCAGGAGTAGTTGATTTATCAAAGATAATAACTGCAGAGTTGCCTTTGGAAAGAATATTGGAAGGCTTTGAAAATAGTAAAAGCGGGTCGGGACTTAAAACAATAATTCATCCGTAG
- a CDS encoding PTS sugar transporter subunit IIA, which yields MDIKIEEDLVLLNIKAKDKVEVISKLANLLRKEGCVKDSYLNAVIKREGIFPTGLPTIPQSIAIPHTDAEHCLKTSVAVATLEEPVKFGLMGDDINTVDAKAVFLLAVDNKEKQVMFLSKLFHIFDDSNSLVKILNAKKPKEIVDELLRAIQS from the coding sequence ATGGATATAAAAATTGAAGAGGATTTAGTTCTTTTAAATATTAAGGCAAAGGATAAAGTAGAGGTTATCTCAAAGCTTGCCAATTTGCTTAGAAAGGAGGGATGTGTAAAAGATAGTTATCTCAATGCGGTAATCAAAAGAGAAGGGATTTTTCCTACAGGATTACCTACAATACCGCAATCAATTGCCATACCTCATACGGATGCTGAGCATTGTTTAAAGACATCTGTTGCGGTGGCTACATTGGAGGAACCTGTAAAATTTGGCTTGATGGGGGATGATATTAATACCGTAGATGCTAAAGCTGTATTTCTTTTGGCAGTAGATAATAAAGAAAAACAAGTAATGTTTTTATCTAAGCTTTTTCATATATTTGATGATTCCAATTCTTTGGTAAAAATATTAAATGCCAAGAAGCCGAAAGAAATTGTTGATGAGTTGCTCAGGGCAATTCAAAGCTAA
- a CDS encoding bifunctional 2-keto-4-hydroxyglutarate aldolase/2-keto-3-deoxy-6-phosphogluconate aldolase has product MLQKVKILSKIIDGGIVAVIRAESEDQALKAAEACLKGGISAIEVTFTVPSADKVISALIKEYKSDVLTVGAGTVLDAETSRIAILSGAQYVVTPYLNIDAIRTCNRYQIPIMSGAMSVRDVAEALEAGTDIVKLFPGEFLGPSFVKSIRGPIPYAPLMPTGGVSLDNVTDWFKAGVDAVGVGGSLTSGIKTGDYKSVTEIGKKFVEKIQEFKKGHNVK; this is encoded by the coding sequence ATGCTACAAAAAGTAAAAATTTTAAGTAAAATTATTGACGGCGGAATTGTTGCGGTAATAAGAGCGGAAAGTGAAGATCAGGCTTTAAAGGCTGCAGAGGCTTGCCTGAAGGGAGGAATATCCGCTATTGAAGTAACATTTACTGTACCGTCTGCAGATAAGGTCATTTCTGCATTGATAAAAGAATATAAATCTGATGTTCTTACTGTTGGAGCAGGAACTGTTTTAGATGCGGAGACTTCAAGGATTGCTATACTTTCCGGAGCTCAATACGTAGTTACACCATATTTGAATATAGATGCAATAAGAACTTGTAACAGATATCAGATACCTATAATGTCAGGAGCTATGAGTGTAAGAGATGTGGCAGAAGCTTTAGAGGCCGGAACCGATATTGTAAAATTATTCCCTGGAGAATTTTTAGGGCCGTCTTTTGTAAAGTCCATTAGAGGGCCGATACCATATGCGCCATTGATGCCCACAGGAGGAGTTAGTTTAGATAATGTTACAGATTGGTTTAAAGCGGGAGTAGATGCTGTAGGTGTTGGAGGAAGTTTGACTTCAGGTATAAAAACCGGAGATTATAAATCGGTTACAGAAATCGGTAAAAAATTCGTAGAAAAAATTCAAGAATTTAAGAAAGGTCATAATGTCAAATGA
- a CDS encoding class II aldolase/adducin family protein, with translation MSDIKKSIELGKRISELKEKVLETSLKMSRSGLSPATWGNVSAKDSESGLIVITPSGIPYEKIHPKDLCVVDLEGNIVDSKWKPSTELPTHLIFYRNKSWINGVVHTHSIYATAFAALQKEIPVVVATLASGVGGSVPCAPYTKSGTEEFAKVALDAMGDKTAVLLGNHGVVSIGSTLDDAYTVAELVENAAKIYHIALTAGKPNILSDEEAKKIREKYLTKYGQK, from the coding sequence ATGTCAGATATTAAAAAAAGTATTGAATTAGGAAAAAGAATAAGCGAATTGAAAGAAAAAGTACTTGAAACATCTCTAAAAATGTCAAGATCGGGGCTTAGTCCGGCAACGTGGGGCAATGTAAGTGCAAAGGATTCTGAATCCGGATTAATAGTAATAACTCCAAGCGGTATACCCTATGAAAAAATTCATCCAAAGGATTTATGTGTCGTAGATTTAGAAGGAAATATAGTGGATAGTAAGTGGAAACCATCTACGGAACTTCCCACACATTTAATATTTTATAGAAATAAATCATGGATTAATGGTGTGGTTCATACCCATTCCATTTATGCAACAGCCTTTGCGGCTTTGCAGAAAGAAATACCCGTAGTTGTAGCTACATTAGCAAGCGGTGTAGGTGGAAGCGTACCTTGTGCTCCATACACAAAATCGGGAACAGAAGAATTTGCAAAAGTTGCATTAGATGCAATGGGAGACAAAACAGCAGTATTATTGGGAAATCACGGAGTGGTATCAATAGGTTCAACTCTTGATGATGCATATACGGTAGCTGAATTGGTTGAGAATGCAGCTAAAATTTATCATATTGCATTAACGGCAGGGAAACCGAATATTTTATCCGATGAAGAAGCAAAGAAGATAAGAGAAAAGTATTTAACTAAATATGGTCAAAAATAA